A single window of Huiozyma naganishii CBS 8797 chromosome 10, complete genome DNA harbors:
- the GUT1 gene encoding glycerol kinase (similar to Saccharomyces cerevisiae GUT1 (YHL032C); ancestral locus Anc_4.9) — protein sequence MPVSADVSQNGHVPLIVSIDVGTTSSRVLLFNKFGKEVTRHQIEYSTSASSQKYTPAGARRKSLNDYLARAQAGDHTPKTIYSSVGMMIEENDNLEIEDLNEKLTEKRGPTLRYPKPGWIECNPTTLLINVLQCLALSLNSLNRVNTLRMADSKLPYKVKCIGITNMRETTIVWSKRTGMPVIDYGIVWNDTRNGEIIRQRERDTPAEQVLELQNKTGLPLFSTYFSCSKLRWLLDNEPKVREHYESGDLMFGTVDTWLLYHLTSTNEFVSDVTNASRTGFMDLEAMKYDDMLLNYWGIDRQKINLPTIKSSAEFYGTFRAPEPLRNEFPPNLWDVLLKFQRGDIPIQGCLGDQSASLVGQMAYTKGSAKCTYGTGCFLLYNTGTQKLISKHGALTTIGFWFPYLTEGDDWNQPHFALEGSVAVAGSVVQWLRDNLRLINRAQDVGPLANEVPDSGGVVFVPAFSGLFAPYWDGSARATIMGISQFTTASHIARAAVEGVCFQARAILKAMSSDAYDGDISDDIDLLESGIGHDHTCAYEKSLLSTLSVDGGMSRSDEVMQIQADILGPCIKIRRSPVLESTALGAAIAANMAYKTPEERVLWKDLKDAKKWIFYRGHDKNEEISQDQHPNLKVFRSQSEDEERRKHWKMWEAAIARSRGWLRDAEGEHPQVLEE from the coding sequence AGAAGTACACCCCTGCGGGGGCTAGAAGAAAATCGCTTAACGACTACTTGGCAAGGGCTCAGGCTGGAGACCACACTCCAAAGACCATCTACTCGTCAGTGGGTATGATGATTGAGGAGAACGACAATCTCGAAATCGAAGACTTGAACGAAAAACTAACCGAGAAAAGAGGCCCTACGCTACGGTACCCAAAGCCAGGTTGGATAGAGTGCAATCCAACAACACTGCTGATCAACGTTCTACAATGTCTCGCGCTCTCgttgaactctttgaacagagtAAACACACTGAGAATGGCAGATTCCAAACTCCCATACAAGGTGAAGTGCATTGGGATCACGAATATGAGAGAAACAACGATTGTATGGTCCAAACGCACGGGCATGCCCGTCATTGATTACGGGATTGTCTGGAATGATACCAGAAACGGCGAAATCATTCGGCAGAGGGAGAGGGATACACCAGCGGAACAGGTGCTCGAGTTGCAGAACAAAACAGGCCTCCCACTTTTCTCCACCTATTTCTCTTGCTCCAAATTACGCTGGCTATTGGACAACGAACCAAAAGTTAGGGAACACTATGAATCAGGGGACTTGATGTTCGGGACTGTTGACACTTGGCTGCTTTACCACTTGACTTCTACCAATGAGTTTGTGTCCGACGTCACCAACGCCTCACGGACTGGATTTATGGATCTGGAAGCAATGAAATACGATGACATGCTACTGAATTATTGGGGGATCGACCGTCAGAAGATCAACCTCCCCACTATTAAGTCGTCTGCAGAATTTTACGGGACGTTTAGAGCTCCAGAACCCCTCAGGAATGAATTTCCACCCAATCTATGGGATGTCCTTTTGAAATTCCAACGGGGCGATATACCAATCCAAGGTTGCCTTGGGGATCAAAGTGCCTCTTTAGTGGGTCAAATGGCCTATACGAAAGGATCTGCTAAATGCACGTACGGCACTGGATGTTTCCTGCTTTACAATACTGGTACTCAAAAGTTGATCTCCAAACACGGGGCTTTGACAACTATAGGTTTCTGGTTTCCATACCTCACGGAGGGTGATGATTGGAACCAGCCTCACTTCGCGTTGGAGGGTTCAGTTGCAGTGGCAGGTTCAGTTGTCCAATGGCTGAGAGATAATCTAAGACTAATCAATCGCGCCCAAGACGTCGGTCCCCTTGCCAACGAGGTTCCCGATTCAGGCGGCGTGGTGTTTGTCCCCGCATTCAGTGGGTTGTTTGCGCCATACTGGGATGGGAGTGCACGTGCCACTATCATGGGTATATCGCAGTTCACAACCGCATCGCACATTGCAAGGGCTGCAGTGGAAGGTGTATGTTTCCAGGCAAGGGCCATTCTGAAAGCGATGAGTTCCGATGCATACGACGGTGACATTTCAGATGACATCGATCTGTTGGAGAGCGGTATTGGTCATGATCACACCTGTGCCTACGAGAAGAGCTTGCTATCAACACTGTCCGTCGATGGTGGGATGTCCAGGTCCGACGAGGTTATGCAAATCCAAGCGGACATATTGGGGCCCTGCATCAAGATAAGACGGTCTCCTGTATTAGAATCGACCGCGCTAGGTGCTGCCATTGCTGCAAATATGGCGTATAAGACTCCGGAGGAGCGTGTTCTGTggaaagatttgaaggatgcCAAGAAATGGATTTTCTACCGCGGCCACGacaaaaatgaagagaTCTCTCAAGACCAGCACCCCAATTTGAAAGTGTTCCGCAGTCAATCCGAGGATGAGGAAAGGCGCAAACATTGGAAGATGTGGGAAGCTGCCATTGCCAGATCTAGAGGTTGGTTACGGGATGCTGAGGGGGAACATCCACAAGTACTCGAGGAGTGA
- the RPL8A gene encoding 60S ribosomal protein eL8 (similar to Saccharomyces cerevisiae RPL8A (YHL033C) and RPL8B (YLL045C); ancestral locus Anc_4.8), with the protein MAPGKKVAPAPFSSKSTKSTKAKNPLVNATPKNFGIGQAIQPTRNLSRYVKWPEYVRLQRQKKILSLRLKVPPTIAQFQYTLDRNSAAETFKLFNKYRPETAAEKKERLTKEAAAIAEGKTREEASPKPFVVKYGLNHVVSLVENKKAKLVLIANDVDPIELVIFLPALCKKMGVPYAIVKGKARLGTLVNQKTSAVAALTEVRPEDEAELAKLISTVNANFSEKYDDVKKHWGGGLVGNKAQAKIARKAKAAGPV; encoded by the coding sequence ATGGCTCCAGGTAAGAAAGTCGCTCCAGCCCCATTCAGCTCAAAGAGCACCAAGTCGACTAAGGCTAAAAACCCTCTGGTCAATGCCACCCCAAAGAACTTCGGTATTGGTCAGGCCATCCAACCAACTAGAAACTTGTCCAGATACGTCAAATGGCCAGAGTACGTCAGATTGCAGagacagaagaagattttgtCTTTGAGATTGAAGGTTCCTCCAACCATTGCCCAATTCCAGTACACTTTGGACAGAAACTCCGCTGCTGAAACTTTCAAGCTATTCAACAAGTACAGACCAGAGACCGCTgctgaaaagaaggagagatTGACCAAGGAGGCCGCTGCCATTGCCGAAGGTAAGACCAGAGAGGAAGCCTCCCCAAAGCCCTTCGTTGTCAAGTACGGTTTGAACCACGTCGTCTCCCTTGTTGAAAACAAGAAGGCCAAGTTGGTTTTGATTGCCAACGACGTCGACCCAATTGAATTGGTCATCTTCTTGCCAGCTTTGTGTAAGAAGATGGGTGTTCCATACGCCATCGTAAAGGGTAAGGCCAGACTAGGTACCCTTGTTAACCAGAAGACCTCCGCTGTTGCTGCCTTGACTGAAGTCAGACCAGAAGACGAAGCCGAATTGGCCAAGTTGATCTCCACTGTCAACGCCAACTTCTCCGAGAAGTACGACGATGTCAAGAAGCACTGGGGTGGTGGTCTCGTGGGTAACAAGGCTCAAGCCAAGATTGCCAGAAAGGCCAAGGCTGCTGGCCCCGTTTAG
- the SBP1 gene encoding Sbp1p (similar to Saccharomyces cerevisiae SBP1 (YHL034C) and RNP1 (YLL046C); ancestral locus Anc_4.7), with the protein MSTEEQNQQEVAIEVVETVQEKPSYDPKTTVFVGNVAHEATADELVAVFIKEFGTVDVEIPEKKRGDLRNRSYAPASKHAFVIFPQEIDFDQIKEKYDLTEIDGREIHIKKVKSNEELRENFQKRNQRFNARGGARGGARGGRGGRRGGRERVPLEQMERSKDTLYVNNIPFTATKPELAEFFGVAVENVALPMKKLRDFETRTFVESEDLNRGIAFITFADTDIAAKAGDFNGTSFQERPLTVDIAVVKPEPVEAPHTEEAAPAAAAPETSTDA; encoded by the coding sequence ATGTCTACTGAAGAACAGAACCAGCAGGAAGTTGCCATTGAGGTGGTGGAGACCGTCCAAGAGAAGCCATCTTACGACCCAAAGACCACTGTGTTTGTCGGGAACGTTGCCCACGAGGCAACTGCCGATGAATTGGTCGCCGTTTTCATCAAGGAATTCGGGACCGTCGATGTTGAGATTccagagaagaagagaggtGACCTTCGTAACAGATCCTACGCGCCTGCCAGCAAGCACGCGTTCGTTATCTTCCCACAGGAGATCGACTTCGACCAGATCAAGGAGAAGTACGACTTGACTGAGATCGACGGCAGAGAGATCCACATCAAGAAGGTGAAGAGTAACGAAGAGCTTCGTGAGAACTTCCAGAAGAGAAACCAGAGGTTCAACGCTCGTGGTGGGGCCCGTGGTGGTGCTAGAGGTGGCCGTGGTGGCAGACGTGGTGGCAGAGAGAGAGTCCCATTGGAACAAATGGAAAGATCCAAGGACACCCTGTACGTCAACAACATCCCATTCACTGCTACGAAGCCAGAGTTGGCCGAATTCTTCGGTGTTGCCGTCGAAAACGTCGCGTTGCcaatgaagaagttgagaGACTTCGAAACGAGAACTTTCGTCGAATCCGAGGACTTGAACAGAGGTATTGCCTTCATCACCTTCGCTGACACCGATATCGCAGCCAAGGCCGGTGACTTCAACGGTACCTCCTTCCAGGAGAGACCATTGACCGTCGACATCGCTGTCGTCAAGCCAGAACCGGTCGAAGCTCCTCACACGGAAGAAGCTGCCCCTGCCGCTGCCGCCCCAGAAACCTCAACTGACGCTTGA
- the CBP2 gene encoding Cbp2p (similar to Saccharomyces cerevisiae CBP2 (YHL038C); ancestral locus Anc_4.4), with protein MAPASYREWVSLLFSALRKEPRSPKYKYRTTIWEAKELLRERNRASLQIDTSKEVKIYSNRTFLKLSPDRALNVLLRDFQLQPEQSFRLIRTDVAPRKKLKSPDENWNKVFPLFENRIVEELDLSIPKCAFERESFNYCYALGLWSRDKKTRLSQIAWPHPIFSFSCVGLGVRPEVYSALKEEGHVFINPANSVELPYFSVDSKLVPKHCDAVALCPRYVPEHVTLFEEGAININKDPVPCTGEELSAVTQAITCTYLPLLSKEPFRTCGDDLAIWSPTTDGALDKRVFTLDRLYGHATLHKRFWSRATYTDRSCPGDIIRSTILSNNSNMLQLMEEFMKHYTTFNLYSFCWRTLNDQSSAVYKLKDPVSFTGEVKPWDAFIWNEYQTLEKLPVPHSVDELVSLKAQFDEFLKHLSRYYAMVTCEMKQQMAEFFVTTDADSEGGRFQDTPRVVPTTLILRDILLNGKWFKHFYPGLHLLMSTKIPSCDKLDDCFVPLDDTSIALGCKLDKLVKEILLVESYVYGDKIPPKKLLIVNPSAEDENWKIVILIKDSIPNHLLKTLKFNTKISIQIVKDIRQATGVENGSCSWKKMIDENVFIYAYKLETEPSATQEDTNRMIKNVIDEMHKGN; from the coding sequence ATGGCGCCAGCATCCTACAGAGAATGGGTCTCCCTTTTGTTTAGCGCTTTACGGAAGGAACCGAGGTCGCCCAAGTATAAGTATAGAACTACAATCTGGGAAGCGAAGGAACTGCTCAGGGAGAGAAATAGAGCCTCTTTACAAATTGACACTAGCAAGGAGGTGAAGATATATTCAAACAGAACTTTTCTGAAACTTTCGCCTGATAGGGCGTTAAACGTCCTTTTAAGAGACTTCCAGCTACAACCTGAGCAGAGTTTCAGGCTTATACGAACTGACGTAGCTCcaaggaaaaaactgaaaagcCCTGATGAGAATTGGAACAAAGTGTTTCCCTTGTTTGAAAACAGAATTGTCGAAGAGCTAGACCTATCCATTCCAAAATGTGCCTTTGAAAGAGAGTCGTTCAACTACTGTTATGCGCTGGGGTTATGGTCGCGTGATAAGAAGACCCGTTTGAGCCAGATCGCTTGGCCACACCCTATCTTTTCGTTTAGTTGTGTTGGCTTGGGAGTAAGACCAGAAGTTTACAGTgcgttgaaggaggaaggtCATGTTTTCATTAATCCTGCAAACAGCGTAGAGTTGCCGTACTTTAGTGTAGACAGCAAGCTTGTCCCCAAGCATTGTGACGCTGTTGCACTCTGCCCTCGCTACGTACCTGAGCACGTTACACtatttgaagaaggcgCGATTAATATTAATAAGGATCCAGTGCCTTGCACCGGTGAAGAACTTTCAGCGGTGACTCAGGCAATCACATGTACCTACCTTCCTTTGCTTTCTAAAGAACCATTCCGCACCTGCGGGGACGATTTGGCTATCTGGAGTCCCACTACCGATGGCGCTCTGGACAAACGCGTATTTACCTTAGATCGCCTATATGGACATGCCACCCTGCACAAAAGGTTTTGGAGCAGAGCGACTTACACAGATAGATCGTGCCCAGGCGACATTATCAGAAGCACCATTCTCTCAAATAATTCGAATATGCTTCAACTAATGGAGGAGTTCATGAAACATTACACCACATTCAATTTGTATTCCTTCTGTTGGAGAACACTAAATGACCAGAGTAGCGCTGTCTACAAATTAAAGGATCCAGTGAGTTTTACGGGCGAGGTTAAACCTTGGGACGCTTTTATTTGGAACGAGTACCAgactttggaaaaattaCCGGTACCTCATTCTGTTGACGAGTTGGTGTCTTTGAAAGCTCAATTTGACGAATTCTTAAAACACCTGTCACGATATTATGCAATGGTAACCTGCGAAATGAAGCAACAAATGGCAGAGTTTTTCGTCACAACCGACGCGGATTCAGAAGGCGGTAGATTTCAAGATACTCCAAGAGTTGTCCCGACCACTTTGATCTTACGCGATATCCTACTAAATGGGAAATGGTTCAAACACTTTTATCCGGGACTACATCTTTTAATGTCAACCAAAATTCCTTCTTGTGACAAATTAGATGACTGTTTTGTTCCATTGGACGACACTTCAATCGCTCTGGGTTGTAAATTAGACAAACTAGTAAAAGAGATTTTGCTAGTTGAGAGCTACGTTTATGGAGACAAAATCCCCCCAAAGAAATTACTAATTGTGAATCCGAGCGCAGAGGACGAGAATTGGAAAATTGTGATACTTATTAAAGATTCAATCCCCAATCATCTTTTGAAAACCCTAAAATTCAACACCAAGATTTCAATTCAAATTGTGAAAGACATTCGACAGGCTACTGGCGTTGAAAATGGAAGCTGCtcttggaaaaaaatgattGATGAAAACGTCTTCATATATGCATACAAACTGGAAACTGAACCAAGTGCCACACAAGAGGATACTAATCGCATGATAAAAAATGTTATTGATGAAATGCATAAAGGCAATTAA
- the EFM1 gene encoding protein-lysine N-methyltransferase (similar to Saccharomyces cerevisiae YHL039W; ancestral locus Anc_4.1), translating to MSHSDSTSLKNFIDWSQENGAVIDRSIIFEVTAQTGIRAVASEKIKSSKHPLISVPKCLLITKEDAKKAFDWGDNRKLPTGNPNALTQLYLSKLKFGDHAISSLKPYLDILPLHLNQPYFWHRSQLDLLKGADLILAVHANLVEIWNEWKNLLTEFGIEQEAKTCDLDSFDKLVDYISSNIDRLHSGETAWTSFIAYVWSSAIFRSRAFPELMLEENVENLQTAFLLPVVDLLNHRNGTKVKWTFSDGKVNFISEAKEINAKEELFNNYGDRSNEELLLAYGFVEENNVHDIARLTLQLDSETIANFRKCGVKLDLRESTIKKNCIQFDISLSNSLPLPLLQLFGFLCKLKSESFLTYRSMLEGSDELYKILSSKLDFFKSAAKSDFSKLGRYNNQLVTSTVKKYFAGQKAIFQKAIEEVTRFQKKTLECLNSNEISSFKTFFKHDTTFANSLLFAFGVTTYNDLVSKNCLKQAQLLWIVRIANKGDLTKKLSFQVPDYISETFNEVSSTIVIEKEDVMEYMDFYKKLFPRLTERIPEIFGRGNWGIRQFIVADTVFDRLVWTRRLNGEPHFMKKKEFLIR from the coding sequence ATGTCGCACTCTGATAGTACTtcattgaaaaattttattgATTGGAGCCAGGAAAATGGGGCTGTTATTGATAggtccatcatcttcgAAGTCACCGCCCAAACAGGCATCAGGGCAGTTGCCTCTGAAAAGATAAAAAGTAGTAAACACCCTTTGATTTCTGTACCAAAATGTTTATTAATTACTAAAGAGGATGCCAAGAAAGCTTTTGATTGGGGCGACAACAGGAAGCTTCCTACAGGAAATCCTAACGCTCTAACTCAGTTGTATTTAAGTAAATTGAAGTTTGGTGACCATGCCATCAGTTCCCTTAAACCATATTTGGACATTCTACCGCTGCATTTAAATCAACCGTACTTCTGGCATAGATCTCAATTAGATCTTTTGAAAGGCGCCGACTTAATACTCGCTGTACATGCGAACTTGGTCGAGATTTGGAACGAATGGAAAAATTTGTTGACTGAGTTTGGAATTGAGCAAGAGGCAAAAACTTGTGATTTGGACTCTTTCGATAAGCTCGTAGATTATATCAGTTCGAACATTGATCGACTCCATTCTGGTGAGACTGCATGGACTAGTTTCATAGCATACGTGTGGTCCAGCGCTATATTCAGATCGAGAGCTTTTCCAGAACTCATGCTAGAagaaaatgttgaaaatCTCCAAACTGCATTCTTGCTCCCCGTAGTGGATCTATTGAACCATAGAAACGGTACCAAAGTTAAGTGGACCTTTAGTGATGGTAAAGTTAATTTCATTTCGGAAGCGAAAGAGATAAACGCAAAAGAGGAGCTGTTCAACAACTACGGAGACCGTTCGAACGAGGAACTGTTGTTGGCTTATGGCTTTGTAGAGGAGAACAATGTACATGACATTGCAAGATTGACGCTGCAGTTAGATTCCGAAACCATTGCTAACTTTCGCAAGTGTGGAGTAAAGCTAGATTTGAGAGAGAGCACgattaaaaaaaattgcattCAATTTGATATATCCTTATCAAATTCTTTACCTCTACCTCTACTACAGTTATTTGGATTTTTGTGCAAGCTGAAATCGGAATCTTTTCTGACGTACAGATCAATGCTCGAGGGTTCTGACGAACTTTATAAAatactttcttcaaagttagacttcttcaaaagtgcCGCGAAATCAgacttttcaaagttgggGAGGTACAACAACCAATTGGTAACATCTACCGTTAAAAAGTATTTTGCGGGGCAGAAAGCCATTTTCCAGAAAGCTATCGAAGAAGTGACAAGATTTCAgaagaaaactttggaGTGTCTGAACTCGAACGAaatttcatctttcaaaacatttttcAAGCACGACACGACATTTGCAAATAGTTTGTTATTTGCATTCGGTGTCACAACATATAATGATTTGGTCTCCAAGAATTGTTTGAAGCAGGCTCAGTTATTATGGATTGTCAGAATCGCAAATAAAGGTGATCTAACAAAGAAGCTTAGCTTCCAGGTGCCAGATTATATTAGCGAAACCTTCAATGAAGTCAGCTCTACAATAGTaattgaaaaagaggaTGTTATGGAATATATGGACTTCTATAAGAAGCTGTTCCCTAGACTAACAGAGAGGATTCCTGAAATTTTCGGGAGAGGTAATTGGGGGATCAGACAATTCATTGTGGCAGATACTGTATTCGACCGGTTGGTGTGGACAAGAAGACTGAATGGCGAACCACACTtcatgaaaaaaaaagaattcTTGATTAGATAA